One Kazachstania africana CBS 2517 chromosome 5, complete genome DNA window includes the following coding sequences:
- the PMT4 gene encoding dolichyl-phosphate-mannose-protein mannosyltransferase (similar to Saccharomyces cerevisiae PMT4 (YJR143C); ancestral locus Anc_4.379) has protein sequence MASAKKPRNQKAGTPDVDDPAVKYTKDVSNFKQLSQNWLLRDKPDTAGKYHTYCTIVTLIALVARFYKIWYPKEVVFDEVHFGKFASYYLERTFFFDVHPPFAKMMIAFIGWLTGYDGSFKFDEIGYSYETNPAPYLAYRSFNAILGTLTVTLVFNTLKELNFKAVTCAFGALLVAIDNAHVTETRLILLDAILIIAIAASFYCYVRFYKVQLVAPFSSSWYFWLYATGISLSFVMSTKYIGVMTYAAIGTAVVVNLWQLLDVRAGLNLRTFMRHFSRRLNGLVLIPFVIYLFWFWVHFEILNTSGPGDPFMSSEFQETLFDSVSTIDSKQVNFHDIVTFKHTDTDAFLHSHLLNYPLRYEDGRISSQGQQVTAYAFEDANNQWEILPARGNENNEIVKLNEPIRLRHVASNTYLLAHDVASPLFPTNEEITTISEEEANGERYKETLFTFQPLKKGDEGHVLKSKMARFRIFHLDTAVALWTHNDEFLPDWAFNQQEVNGNKKITEPSNNWSVDSIVNLSEERKKYVPKVVKSMPFLSKWLELQKNMFVQNNKLSSEHPFASQPESWPGSLSGVSFWTSDEEKKQIYFIGNIVGWWLQVISICVFVGIVLADMITRQRSFFALNKITREKLYGPISFFFAGWVCHYFPFFLMGRQKFLHHYLPAHLIACMLTAAIWEVIFSDCKSLRVTKDEEEAGAAFDKDPKIYSLPLNCFFFIAAVAVFSFFVYFAPLIYGDVSLSPEGVVARQWLDIKLNFAKQ, from the coding sequence ATGGCTAGTGCTAAGAAACCCCGTAATCAAAAGGCTGGAACGCCGGACGTAGACGATCCTGCTGTTAAGTACACTAAGGatgtttcaaatttcaaacaaCTCAGTCAAAACTGGCTTTTGAGAGATAAACCAGATACAGCTGGCAAATATCATACTTATTGTACTATTGTGACCTTGATTGCATTGGTAGCAAGATTTTACAAGATTTGGTACCCAAAAGAGGTCGTTTTTGATGAAGTCCATTTCGGTAAATTTGCTTCATATTACTTAGAAAGAACGTTCTTCTTCGATGTTCATCCCCCATTTGCTAAGATGATGATCGCTTTTATTGGTTGGCTTACAGGCTACGATGGTTCTTTCAAGTTTGATGAGATTGGATACAGTTACGAAACTAACCCAGCCCCATACTTGGCCTATCGTTCTTTCAATGCCATATTAGGTACTTTAACAGTCACCTTGGTGTTCAACACACTCAAAGAACTAAATTTCAAGGCTGTTACTTGTGCTTTTGGTGCTCTATTGGTCGCAATTGACAATGCACATGTCACTGAAACAAGATTGATTCTTTTGGATGCAATCTTGATCATCGCCATAGCTGCTAGTTTCTACTGCTATGTACGCTTTTACAAGGTTCAGTTAGTCGCCCCTTTTTCATCCTCTTGGTATTTCTGGCTCTATGCAACTGGTATTTCTCTATCCTTTGTTATGTCTACCAAATATATTGGTGTTATGACATATGCAGCTATAGGTACTGCTGTAGTTGTTAACTTATGGCAATTGTTGGATGTCCGTGCGGGACTAAACTTAAGAACTTTTATGAGACATTTCAGTAGAAGACTCAACGGTTTAGTACTCATTCCATTCGTTATTTACCTATTTTGGTTTTGGgttcattttgaaattttaaatacTTCCGGTCCAGGTGATCCCTTTATGTCATCTGAATTCCAAGAAACTCTCTTTGATTCAGTTTCAACTATAGACTCCAAACAAGTCAATTTTCATGATATTGTGACTTTCAAACATACGGATACTGATGCATTTTTACATTCACATTTGCTCAATTATCCTTTGCGTTATGAAGATGGTCGTATATCATCTCAAGGTCAACAAGTTACTGCTTACGCCTTCGAGGATGCAAATAATCAATGGGAAATCCTACCAGCTAGAGGAAATGAAAACAATGAAATTGTCAAGCTGAATGAACCAATAAGATTAAGACATGTTGCTAGTAACACATATTTGCTAGCCCATGATGTTGCATCCCCATTATTCCCTACAAACGAAGAAATAACCACGATTTCTGAAGAGGAAGCTAACGGTGAAAGATACAAGGAAACATTATTTACTTTCCAACCATTGAAGAAAGGCGATGAAGGTCATGTTCTGAAATCTAAAATGGCTAGATTCCGTATATTCCATTTGGATACTGCAGTTGCTTTGTGGACAcataatgatgaatttttacCTGACTGGGCGTTTAATCAGCAGGAAGTTAATGgtaacaaaaaaatcacCGAGCCATCTAATAACTGGTCAGTCGATTCCATTGTTAATTTATCTGaagagagaaagaaatatgTCCCCAAGGTTGTCAAGTCAATGCCATTCCTAAGCAAATGGTTAGAACTTCAGAAGAACATGTTTGTTCAAAATAACAAGTTATCCTCCGAGCATCCATTTGCGTCTCAACCCGAATCTTGGCCTGGCAGTTTAAGTGGTGTCTCATTCTGGACTAGCGATGAGGAGAAAAAAcagatatattttattggaAATATAGTTGGCTGGTGGTTACAAGTCATTTCAATATGTGTCTTTGTTGGTATTGTATTAGCCGACATGATAACAAGACAACGTAGCTTTTTCgcattaaataaaatcacAAGAGAAAAGCTATATGGTccaatttcctttttctttgcagGTTGGGTATGCCATTATTTCCCATTCTTCTTGATGGGTCGTCAAAAGTTCCTTCATCATTACTTACCTGCTCATTTAATTGCCTGCATGCTCACTGCGGCAATATGGGAAGTTATTTTCAGTGATTGTAAATCATTACGTGTCACAaaggatgaagaagaagccgGGGCCGCATTTGACAAAGA
- the RPS4A gene encoding 40S ribosomal protein eS4 (similar to Saccharomyces cerevisiae RPS4B (YHR203C) and RPS4A (YJR145C); ancestral locus Anc_4.382), with amino-acid sequence MARGPKKHLKRLAAPHHWLLDKLSGCYAPRPSAGPHKLRESLPLIVFLRNRLKYALNGREVKAIMMQRHVKVDGKVRTDSTYPAGFMDVITLEATNENFRLVYDVKGRFAVHRITDEEASYKLGKVRKVQLGKKGVPYVVTHDGRTIRYPDPNIKINDTVKIDLATGKISDYIKFDAGKLVYVTGGRNLGRIGTIVHKERHDGGFDLVHIKDSLDNTFVTRLSNVFVIGEPGKPWISLPKGKGIKLTIAEERDRRRAQQGL; translated from the exons ATGGCTAGAGGACC AAAGAAGCATCTCAAGAGATTAGCAGCTCCACACCACTGGTTACTAGATAAATTATCCGGTTGTTACGCCCCAAGACCATCTGCTGGTCCACACAAGTTACGTGAATCCTTACCATTAATCGTTTTCTTAAGAAACAGATTAAAGTATGCTTTAAACGGTCGTGAAGTTAAGGCTATCATGATGCAACGTCACGTTAAAGTTGACGGTAAGGTCAGAACTGACTCTACCTACCCAGCTGGTTTCATGGATGTCATCACTTTAGAAGCCACTAACGAAAACTTCAGATTAGTCTACGATGTTAAAGGTAGATTTGCTGTCCACCGTATCACCGACGAAGAAGCTTCTTACAAATTAGGTAAAGTTAGAAAGGTTCAATTAGGTAAGAAAGGTGTTCCATACGTTGTTACCCACGACGGTAGAACCATCAGATACCCAGACCCAAATATCAAGATTAACGACACCGTTAAGATTGACTTAGCTACCGGTAAGATCTCCGACTACATCAAATTCGATGCTGGTAAATTAGTTTACGTTACTGGTGGTCGTAACTTGGGTAGAATTGGTACCATTGTTCACAAGGAAAGACACGATGGTGGTTTCGATTTAGTTCACATCAAGGACTCCTTAGACAACACTTTCGTCACCAGATTATCTAACGTCTTCGTTATTGGTGAACCAGGTAAGCCATGGATCTCTTTACCAAAGGGTAAGGGTATCAAGTTAACCATTGCTGAAGAACGTGACAGAAGAAGAGCTCAACAAGGtttataa